TTACCTTGTCCTCTGCCTTTTGTACTTGCAAATTGGACACATGCTTTTCTTCTGCTATGATATTTTAATCCAATTGAATGCACATGTTGAGTTTTTTCTAAcagttcttttattttctctcttgCGGTACACTAAATGCATATTAACACACAGGTAAATTGTTCTCTTTGCAAAGAAACCTTACAACGTGAGAAATTGGATGTTCATAAAAGTGAACACTGCACACAAAGGATGGTTGCATGTGAATATTGTGAGTACGAATTGCCTGCAGTTGATCTTCATGAACACCAGGTGCAACTTGTTACCTTTGAAGCTACATATTTATTGAAATCTGTATGGTGCAACTTGTTTGTTCTGATCATAGTTGTTTGAGATACAGGATGTGTGTGGAAACCGAACAGAGTTTTGTCAAACATGCAAGAAGTATATTAGACTACGTGAATGGATCGGACACGAAATACAATGCCACCAAATTAACTCGAATGGTTCTGCAGAATCATCTAGGTAAGACACTGCCACAAACAAAACAgtgctgattttgttttgttattaTTATACCATGTTTGGTCCATTATGCGCAAATTGTGTAGCCTAGCCAGGCTGCCAGATCCTTTCTTACTGTTTATATACAatgaacttgttttttttttgccaaactAAATTATGTGATCCATCATGCACAAAGCGTATAGCCTAACCAGATCCTTACATATTCAATCAATGCAAGATAAAGTCAACCTGTTTGATATTTCTTATTTGGTTAGCAACATTGGTGAGTTTTCCTGTCAAGATTGTAACTTGTCATAGTAATGGAACTGGCATTCCTATATGTTGATCTTTATTTAACTTCCTGTTTTCTAAAATGAGTTGCATGTTGGTATTTTTACTAGTAAAAATGTATATTATGTACCTCTTTAGCTAATAGAATGCTTCAAACTTAAGTGCCAGAACCATTCCAGAGAGAGAAGTgcggcctcctccaccagTAAGACCTGCACGCCCTGCTCATGGTTCACAGCACAAGAGGCTGCTCTTCACAATCGCCGTAACTGGAATAGCTGTCATGATCGGATCGATACTGTTCCAAAGGGAGGATAGTTTCTAGGTCCAGTAGCCAGCAGACTTCCAATGTCGAGTTTTCGACAACAGTATCATAAGAGATCTTGATGTACTGTATAATGTGACCCCCATAATCAGTTGATACATCTTGCTTGTTTGAGAGTACAGTTCCAGTCATGGCCTTGTTGGGAGAATTGAAATAACCATCCAAATATCTGTTCACAGTTCTATACTCAGAGTTTCGAACATTTATATTTATAAATCTCCGTTGATTGGACCTTGAGCTCTGCAGGTTCCAGTCATCCAAATATATgttgttcaaaactgcagTACTCTGTAAGTGATTATCGATTGAGTAACTTGAGTTCTGCAGCTATTTTGCAACCATATAATTTGTCGCGGATGTTGTCTTTGTGTGTTGGCGGTGAACAAGTGGCTTCATTGGAAACAGTTTTAAGCGAGGTTGTGCCATTTGATACTCTGAACATTAAAGagatgcatttttttctcGAGGATAAAAGCAGTACTCTTGCGGTGAAAGCTCTGTGAAACCAAGATTAAacttttaaaatatttttgaaaaaaatacagtatgtcattttaattttttgagcTGGAAAATACAGTGTGTTAGGAGAGTAGGTTTCAGGAACGGAGCcagaattttgcaaaaaagtaaaaataaataataagaGAGCGGCAAAGAGAGAGCATTTAAGGTTGGAGGAGACGAAATGAGTATACATAcgtagtgtatttttttttttccttcaaacaCCACAAATTTTAAGTTCGAACTCACATTTATTTGgaaaatatgtaaaaaaacTCGGCAATGAAAAAAGCAAACAGTTCCGACGAAAATACCCCGTGGAAAC
This is a stretch of genomic DNA from Brachypodium distachyon strain Bd21 chromosome 1, Brachypodium_distachyon_v3.0, whole genome shotgun sequence. It encodes these proteins:
- the LOC100834234 gene encoding XIAP-associated factor 1, translated to MAAAADAGSDPAATSTCAHCQREIPSSNIDLHSVHCARNLQKCEHCREMVPRKLMEEHYDENHAPVNCSLCKETLQREKLDVHKSEHCTQRMVACEYCEYELPAVDLHEHQDVCGNRTEFCQTCKKYIRLREWIGHEIQCHQINSNGSAESSSARTIPEREVRPPPPVRPARPAHGSQHKRLLFTIAVTGIAVMIGSILFQREDSF